One Anthonomus grandis grandis chromosome 13, icAntGran1.3, whole genome shotgun sequence DNA segment encodes these proteins:
- the LOC126743582 gene encoding uncharacterized protein LOC126743582 isoform X1, whose product MTLTLAVGFCVVLPSKKMKFACLALCACVVIVALATPASAQQRPVSNRPGRFLSLPVPEKCANRPKQFSYRGHNYFFTGHVPALANRKVDWLDGRNLCREYCMDLVSLETQEENNMIFKLIQQNDVPYIWTSGRLCDFKGCENRPDLEPKNILGWFWSANREKISPTNQVPANFGYNPWSSTGHKKQRQPDNAEFDINGTSESCLAILNNVYNDGIAWHDVACYHEKPVVCEDSDELLNYVRSTNPNLRL is encoded by the exons ATGACTCTCACTCTCGCTGTTGGATTTTGTGTTGTGTTACCATCCAAGAAG ATGAAATTCGCGTGCTTGGCGTTGTGCGCGTGCGTCGTAATCGTAGCACTCGCCACCCCAGCGAGTGCGCAGCAAAGACCTGTATCGAATAGACCGGGCAGATTCCTGTCGCTACCAGTACCAGAAAAATGCGCTAACA GACCAAAACAGTTCTCCTACAGGGGTCACAACTACTTCTTCACCGGCCACGTACCCGCCCTGGCTAACAGGAAAGTTGACTGGTTAGATGGAAGAAATCTATGCAGAGAGTACTGTATGGACTTGGTGTCTTTGGAGACCCAAGAGGAAAACAATATGATCTTTAAACTCATTCAGCAAA ATGATGTACCATATATCTGGACTTCCGGCCGACTTTGCGATTTCAAAGGCTGTGAAAACCGTCCCGACTTGGAACCGAAGAACATCCTCGGATGGTTCTGGTCTGCCAATAGGGAAAAGATCTCGCCCACGAACCAGGTGCCAGCCAATTTCGGGTACAACCCCTGGTCTTCTACCGGACATAAAAAACAAAGACAACCAGACAATGCTGAGTTTGATATCAACG gtaCAAGTGAGTCTTGCCTGGCCATCCTTAACAACGTGTACAACGATGGTATCGCATGGCATGACGTAGCTTGCTACCACGAGAAGCCTGTCGTCTGCGAAGACTCCGATGAACTTCTCAATTACGTTCGGTCTACAAACCCAAATTTGCGCCTGTAA
- the LOC126743582 gene encoding uncharacterized protein LOC126743582 isoform X2: protein MKFACLALCACVVIVALATPASAQQRPVSNRPGRFLSLPVPEKCANRPKQFSYRGHNYFFTGHVPALANRKVDWLDGRNLCREYCMDLVSLETQEENNMIFKLIQQNDVPYIWTSGRLCDFKGCENRPDLEPKNILGWFWSANREKISPTNQVPANFGYNPWSSTGHKKQRQPDNAEFDINGTSESCLAILNNVYNDGIAWHDVACYHEKPVVCEDSDELLNYVRSTNPNLRL, encoded by the exons ATGAAATTCGCGTGCTTGGCGTTGTGCGCGTGCGTCGTAATCGTAGCACTCGCCACCCCAGCGAGTGCGCAGCAAAGACCTGTATCGAATAGACCGGGCAGATTCCTGTCGCTACCAGTACCAGAAAAATGCGCTAACA GACCAAAACAGTTCTCCTACAGGGGTCACAACTACTTCTTCACCGGCCACGTACCCGCCCTGGCTAACAGGAAAGTTGACTGGTTAGATGGAAGAAATCTATGCAGAGAGTACTGTATGGACTTGGTGTCTTTGGAGACCCAAGAGGAAAACAATATGATCTTTAAACTCATTCAGCAAA ATGATGTACCATATATCTGGACTTCCGGCCGACTTTGCGATTTCAAAGGCTGTGAAAACCGTCCCGACTTGGAACCGAAGAACATCCTCGGATGGTTCTGGTCTGCCAATAGGGAAAAGATCTCGCCCACGAACCAGGTGCCAGCCAATTTCGGGTACAACCCCTGGTCTTCTACCGGACATAAAAAACAAAGACAACCAGACAATGCTGAGTTTGATATCAACG gtaCAAGTGAGTCTTGCCTGGCCATCCTTAACAACGTGTACAACGATGGTATCGCATGGCATGACGTAGCTTGCTACCACGAGAAGCCTGTCGTCTGCGAAGACTCCGATGAACTTCTCAATTACGTTCGGTCTACAAACCCAAATTTGCGCCTGTAA
- the LOC126743581 gene encoding phosphatidylinositol N-acetylglucosaminyltransferase subunit C, with protein sequence MNQTQTRKTRLKKPWKKVLYEKQDYPDNYTDQNIFLKDLKKNIYLREVTLIEACIGANRVLQEFCAIVLFSIIYIYIVNQQVESWIVLYGMSSISFLGFVFYRVYFQSCSKNYGIGYDIRTILTFIAFGQLFSPVLHTLTDTISTDTIHTMAFLMLLIHLIFFDFEVPAALVSRSLSLSAAIFASICLASRLSSASEAFVLLTVSTQIFVLSPILRKELHHPVILTVILLILDVYFLKILSNLLAVLFVACVVLINFICPMLFVKYQKYKDNIYGPWDEAVVKDIDKVVY encoded by the exons ATGAACCAAACCCAAACGAGAAAAACTCGCTTGAAAAAACCATGGAAGAAAGTACTGTACGAAAAACAAGACTATCCAGATAACTACACAGACCAAAACATCTTTCTTAAAGatcttaagaaaaatatatacttgAGAGAAGTGACCTTAATAGAAGCTTGCATTGGAGCTAACAGGGTGCTACAAGAGTTTTGTGCCATCGTTCTTTTTTCAATCATTTACATTTATATTGTAAATCAGCAAGTCGAGTCATGGATTGTATTATATGGAATGAGCAGCATCAGTTTCCTGGGGTTTGTGTTTTATAGGGTTTACTTTCAAA gttGTTCAAAGAACTACGGCATAGGATATGACATCCGAACAATCCTGACATTCATAGCCTTCGGCCAGTTATTTTCCCCAGTGCTGCACACCTTAACAGATACCATAAGCACAGATACAATCCACACAATGGCCTTCCTAATGCTCCTGATCCATCTTATATTCTTCGATTTTGAAGTGCCCGCAGCTTTAGTGTCCAGAAGTCTTTCCCTCAGCGCCGCTATATTCGCCTCGATCTGCTTGGCTTCCAGATTATCATCGGCGTCGGAAGCATTTGTGCTATTAACGGTTTCAACGCAAATTTTTGTGTTATCACCCATTTTGAGGAAAGAACTGCACCATCCAGTGATATTGACtgtgattttattaatattggatgtttattttttgaaaattctttcaAACTTATTAGCAGTGCTTTTTGTTGCTTGTGTAGTATTGATAAATTTCATATGCCCGATGCTATTTGTTAAGTATCAGAAGTATAAGGACAATATTTATGGACCCTGGGATGAAGCAGTTGTCAAGGATATTGATAAAGTTGTGTATTAG